A DNA window from Hevea brasiliensis isolate MT/VB/25A 57/8 chromosome 2, ASM3005281v1, whole genome shotgun sequence contains the following coding sequences:
- the LOC110660641 gene encoding uncharacterized protein LOC110660641 → MAKKSQRHPARHEGDHPGCMWGLIGMFDFRHGQSTQKLLSDRRRGPRHAVATGTATNKPVLLTNLEESCQGIIGGEESTIAAVDAGKPSVKKLMEEEMFCKKDFMKEMYSVEVEAKQSISEYGGSKRKNHKRTNRSRSRSCEIYIEDLDASESLEPEKPCLPNSEKQSTNIIEMDDIMEEFCHQIHGISCVKHDEHDEVHNQPNLQNPDLEEKLSEAIKLLSQRLINAKHVTGDGETHPSEELKDALRILSSDKELSLKLLQGPKSAVVKYVENLCNAYVGKDKVSKPLVGLNLSEQENDGLKRFDEVIHGKQRKFFRRKAKSLEKNPSKESKASQASNRIVILKPGPIGVEKPENERSLGSSPESQILIRNKGPNEGFGSYFFLTEIKRRLKKAMGKEQQEISPDGVPKRFPNKHQARGDGDKRYKENVGRNSPSKDHFFIEKVARPPTGVRKGEKTDTLKEHEVGLEQETATYPKQRISNIYVEAKKHLSEMLTSETGDVDFSSGQAPKTLGRILSLPEYNFSPTGSPGRDWGESFVTAQMRFSNNNKFQKKENVSHHGRMTLNSETELCVPDDSTDNEAKAPSNPNSSAPNELAQDNEVEKILCSVGDGMTSEGDVDIVKSAEIVVQEDSNTFDTLFEPINCSGTRDDQNGEMFEVCDETRYSDRLKHDLNEENQSPSSALTSPSTSSITKKDDNLEGVVEVSERPSPVSVLEPLFTEEDVSPASTRFQPAELPIQPRRIQFEEHVSSTADMGTPLKAYIAEKESIFEYVKAVVQASEENWDEFYIMSSSSDPLLDPSIFDEVEFFPNQLCYDNKLLFDCINEVLMEVYGRYFGCPLGLSFAKPTVRPAPDMKNAIHEVWEGVYWYLLPLPLPHTLEQKVKKDMAKTGTWMDLRCDSEAMIIEIGDAIFKDLMEETMLSCVNGSSESGNPSIAAELKEQIGINL, encoded by the exons ATGGCAAAGAAATCTCAGAGACACCCTGCGCGACATGAAGGAGACCACCCTGGCTGTATGTGGGGTTTAATTGGTATGTTTGACTTCCGCCATGGTCAATCAACTCAAAAGTTGCTTTCAGATAGGAGACGTGGGCCCAGGCATGCTGTTG CAACTGGGACTGCAACGAATAAGCCTGTGTTGTTGAccaatcttgaagaaagttgtcAAGGCATCATT GGTGGTGAAGAGAGCACAATAGCAGCAGTCGATGCTGGTAAGCCAAGTGTGAAGAAACTCATGGAAGAAGAGATGTTTTGTAAGAAAGACTTCATGAAGGAGATGTACAGTGTTGAAGTGGAAGCAAAACAGTCTATTTCAGAATATGGAGGCAGTAAAAGGAAAAACCACAAAAGAACAAACAGAAGTCGCTCAAGAAGTTGTGAGATATACATAGAAGATCTGGACGCTTCTGAAAGCTTGGAACCTGAAAAGCCTTGCCTTCCGAATTCAGAAAAGCAATCTACTAATATTATTGAAATGGATGACATCATGGAAGAGTTCTGCCACCAGATCCATGGCATTAGTTGTGTAAAGCATGACGAGCATGATGAAGTTCACAACCAACCAAACCTGCAGAATCCTGACCTTGAAGAGAAATTGAGTGAGGCAATCAAACTTTTAAGTCAGAGGCTCATCAATGCGAAACATGTCACAGGAGATGGAGAAACTCACCCTTCTGAAGAGCTTAAGGATGCACTCAGGATTCTAAGTTCTGATAAGGAATTATCTCTGAAACTCTTACAAGGTCCAAAGTCTGCAGTGGTCAAATATGTTGAGAACTTGTGTAATGCTTATGTAGGGAAAGATAAAGTCTCCAAGCCACTTGTAGGATTGAACTTGTCAGAACAGGAGAATGATGGCTTGAAACGGTTTGATGAGGTTATCCATGGTAAACAGCGCAAGTTTTTCAGGAGGAAGGCCAAATCTCTGGAAAAGAACCCATCAAAGGAATCTAAGGCTTCTCAAGCTTCAAATAGGATTGTTATTTTAAAGCCTGGACCTATAGGCGTGGAAAAACCTGAAAATGAAAGAAGCCTTGGGTCGTCACCAGAATCTCAAATTCTCATAAGAAACAAGGGACCAAATGAAGGATTTGGTTCCTACTTTTTTCTTACTGAAATTAAAAGAAGATTAAAAAAAGCTATGGGCAAAGAGCAACAAGAGATCTCTCCTGATGGTGTTccaaagagatttcccaacaagCATCAAGCTAGGGGAGATGGTGACAAAAGATATAAAGAGAATGTTGGAAGAAATTCTCCAAGTAAGGACCACTTCTTTATTGAAAAAGTTGCCAGGCCTCCAACTGGTGTCAGAAAAGGAGAGAAGACTGACACGTTGAAAGAACATGAAGTAGGTTTGGAGCAGGAAACTGCTACTTACCCCAAGCAAAGAATATCTAACATTTACGTTGAGGCCAAGAAGCATCTCTCTGAGATGCTTACCAGTGAGACTGGGGATGTTGATTTTTCAAGCGGACAGGCTCCAAAAACCCTTGGGAGGATTCTCTCTCTTCCTGAGTACAATTTTTCTCCTACTGGCAGTCCTGGAAGAGATTGGGGGGAAAGCTTTGTTACTGCACAGATGAGATTTTCTAACAATAACAAGTTTCAGAAAAAAGAAAATGTTAGCCATCATGGTCGAATGACACTAAACTCAGAGACTGAGTTGTGTGTTCCTGATGACAGCACTGATAATGAAGCAAAAGCTCCTTCAAACCCAAATTCAAGTGCACCAAATGAACTTGCCCAGGATAATGAAGTGGAGAAAATCTTGTGTTCTGTTGGAGATGGGATGACTTCAGAAG GTGATGTGGATATTGTAAAATCAGCTGAAATTGTAGTGCAAGAAGACAGCAATACCTTTGATACTCTTTTTGAACCAATCAACTGTTCTGGGACTAGAGATGACCAAAATGGTGAAATGTTTGAAGTTTGTGATGAAACGAGATATTCCGACCGCTTGAAACAT GATTTGAATGAAGAGAACCAATCTCCATCTTCTGCATTAACATCCCCATCCACCTCTTCAATCACCAAGAAGGATGACAATCTAGAAGGTGTTGTAGAAGTATCAGAGCGTCCAAGTCCTGTATCTGTTCTTGAGCCACTTTTCACAGAGGAGGATGTCAGCCCAGCAAGCACCAGATTCCAACCTG CTGAACTGCCAATTCAACCACGAAGAATTCAGTTTGAAGAGCATGTTTCTTCCACTGCAGATATGGGGACTCCTTTGAAAGCTTATATAGCAGAGAAGGAATCAATATTTGAGTATGTGAAAGCAGTAGTGCAAGCCTCTGAAGAGAACTGGGATGAGTTTTATATCATGTCCAGTTCTTCTGACCCGCTTCTCGACCCATCAATATTTGATGAGGTAGAGTTCTTTCCCAACCAGCTTTGCTATGACAATAAACTTCTCTTTGATTGTATTAATGAAGTTCTCATGGAGGTATATGGGAGATATTTTGGTTGCCCCCTTGGGTTATCATTTGCGAAGCCTACTGTCCGACCTGCTCCAGACATGAAGAATGCTATTCATGAGGTATGGGAAGGAGTGTATTGGTATCTCCTCCCATTGCCACTGCCTCATACATTAGAACAGAAAGTCAAGAAAGATATGGCTAAAACTGGGACATGGATGGACCTTCGATGTGATAGTGAAGCTATGATTATTGAGATTGGGGATGCCATTTTCAAAGATCTGATGGAAGAAACTATGTTAAGCTGTGTAAATGGAAGTTCAGAAAGTGGAAATCCTTCAATTGCAGCGGAGCTGAAGGAACAGATTGGCATCAATTTGTAA